The segment AAAGAAGGTTTCAATCCGAAAGCGCTTCCCATACCAGTAACACGCTTCCTCGGCCAACTCCATATTGGAGACCAGGTAAATTGGCTCTTTGGCGTCTTTGCGCCACCAGGCCACGACCAGAACCGGGCCATATTTATCTTGTGTGACCATGACATCCGGCAAGGACAGGCAATCGCCCGGTTGCAGATGAATCTCATCCAGGGCGAATTCGTCGCCAGCATCGTCTATCAAGCGATTCTTGGCCGTGCGGCAAACATATTGCCATCCATTGCGGGCGATTTCTGCTTGCAACTGGTTGCCATCAAACTCGCCATCTCCCAGAAAGATGACATCGCTACCCTCCGGCAACAGCGGTTTGACTGTTTGTATCAGTTGGCAGTGCGTTTCCTCAGGGAAATGCTCTTTGCTTCCCCGGACAACGACCCAGGCCAGCGGCAAGGCACGCTTTTGATAGATGACGCTGACCATCAGCGCCAGGCAATTCCGGCCCACTTCACTCCCGTCCATGGCCAACACCAGTGGCCCACAGGTAGCCAGACCAGCCAGCAACGCTTCCAGAAAGGGGGTGAAATAGGTTTGAGCATCAATGTCGTCATTTTGCAGATAACGGCTGAAGCGTTTGATGCGGCTTTCTGTTTTGCTTTGGTCTGGCGCTTTCTTGGCCATTGCTTTCAATTGACTTTTCCCACTGCGAACGATGCCGCTGATCATGCCGGCCAATGTGTTCATATGTCTGGCTTGACGACCAGTCATTCGCTTTGGATAAATTTGCCTCAAACTCTTACTTATGCGACGATAGACGTGGTGATTATCACCTGAGAACTTCCTCGCCGGGCAAGCCGTCGCCATACGGCAAGTCATCCCCGGCGAGAGCAACAACCTGCTGCACCTGCACACCGACCATTTGGGCAGCAACAGCGTCATGAATTATAACAATAGCGGGGGCATGGTCGGCGGCAGCCGGGCCCGCTACCTCCCCTTCGGCAGCTACCGCACCGCCCCCACGCACTTGCAACCCGCAGGGTTGCCCTACACCGACCGCGGCTTCACCGGTCAAAAACACAACGATGACGTTGGACTCATTTATTACAACGCTCGCTACTATCTGCCGGGCATCGGTCGGTTTGTGAGCGCGGATACTTTCGTGCCAGATGCCACAAATCCCCAATCCCATAACCGCTTCAGCTATACGTACAATAACCCGATTAAATACACGGATCCAAGTGGGCATTGTGTATTTGTCCCCCCGTTTGACACAATAGCTTGTATTGCGCTACTGACACTTACATTAACGGGTGATACACCTTTACCCCCTCCCAATTACCCAGTCAATGCTCCGGGTCCAGGAGTATGTAGTTTGTCACTACCTAACTGTTTCGGTGATATAGTTTATCTGAAAGATTTTTCGGGATATGGTGAGGACAACCCGATACCAATTGCAGAATTTGAAGAATTCGCAGATAAAGTTGCTGAAGATTTGTATACACACGATCTTACCTGGCCAGGGTATCTGTCTGACCGGGGAACATACGATACGCCATTTTGCAATGGCGGCGAATCAGAGCGACGTACCGGTGATTCTGATGCGCCAAATGGGCTATGGCCTGCCAATCAACAAGTATGTATTGAAACCATCGGCTGTTCAGGGCGCTCCGAAGTAAACTACATTGCTCAAGGGATGTGGGGAGCGGCCACAGGGGAACCTCTGCCTATCTCGGAAGCAATCGTTCGACTGTGGAAAGGATGGGAATATGGGGAAAAACCATCAGAGGATACACTATTCTGGCTTCAATATGGGTATGACTATTATCTGCACTGGCGGGAAGAACAGGAGTAGCAAACACCAGTACACTAAGGATGAGTGATATGCTTCACTGTTTAGAGGAAGTGTTTTCGTTTTCCCACAAGCGGGATCAGTGGTATCGATTAGTTTTTTTGTTTGCCTTGCTTTCAGTCACCTATTTAGTGTCAGGCTGCCGGTCAACAACATCTCAGGAACTCTATGAAAATGCTAAATTTGGCGTACGCTTGGAGAAACCTGGCAACTGGCGCCTATCATTGAATGAGCGCAGTGGTTCAATTGTATTGGAACCTGAAAGCGGGAATGGGCTTAAGGATTCGGCTCGCATTGAAATCTACGGGTACGCTTGTGTTCCTACGTTGTCCCATAATACCAATGAAACCTTAGAGTCAAATATAGAGAGGATACGTACGTTATACAACTTGGACTCAGTCACAATCATTCAACCGCCAATTCAAGTCGAAACCGGAGACAATGAAATCACCAAAGCCACCATCAGGATACCAACGATGTCACTATCAGAAGACTCAGCTAAAAACCAAGTAGGAGATCGGGGTCCAGACATATTTCAAACAATCGATATGGTTGCCATAAGAGATAGGAATAATCATTCCATAATGGTGTACCTTTATAAAGGTAATAGTGAAGAACTAAACGCTGAAGCGGAAGCGATTGCTGACAGCATTCAATTAACCTGTGCGGCTACCCCCTAAGTTTTGCCATCTGTCGTGTTCTTTCTTTTGGCATTGCCCAAATGTTAAGCCCTGGGGTCTACGAACAAGTTGCTGATTGACTGACAGAGTCAATTACCACCCCCAAAGGGGGTGGCTTGAAATAATGCACCTAGAAGGTGCGATGGTGCTTACCCTATTGTGTCAATATAGGGTGGCTTTGGTCTTCGCTAACCGGGAACGTTAAACAGGCTTCAGACCGCAACAATCTGAAGCGATGAACGTTAACAAAATGGCTTAAATAGCGAGCAAATAGCCTAAAATTGGGTCAAGGTGTCGTTTTTGTTGCCGACGAACGGCAATGCCTGTTTTTGATGATCTAAAAGAGCCACTCACTCCACATATTCGTTGCGACGGCCTGCCTCCGCAAGGCATCACCATCCCCACCGCGGAGACCAGCACCACCGCCCCCTGGCTCAACCTCATCCCCGGCGGCAGCTACAGTTGGAACGTGAAAGCGTGCTACACCCTCACCTGCGGCGACAGCAGCGACTGGTCCGCCCCCTTCACCTTCTCCTACCTCTACCAACCCACCGCCACCCCGCCCGCCCCCACCGCCACCCCCACACCCGGTGGCGGCACCATCGCCCCCACCCCCACCCCCTACGAATGCCCCACCGCCCTGCAAGAGCCGCCCGACGGCTCCACGCAGAGCGAACCACCCACCCTCATGTGGGCAGACCCCTGCGCTCCCGGCGGCGACGTCCTCACCGCCGGCTGGCACCAGGTGGAGATAACGGGACAGAACCAATCCCCCATCATCCTCATCGTCGCCGCCGAAAGCTACGACACCGGCTGGCTGCTCCTCCTCCCCGACAGCTACACCTGGCGCGTCCGTGCCTGTCAGGACGAAGACTGCGTCCAGGCCGGCTCCTGGCCCGAAGCGTGGACCTTCACCTACGACGACCCCGTCCCCACCCCCACCCCACAAAACCCACAAGGCCACGGCGACGACGGCGGCATCCAGAGCGGCTACACCATCGTCCAACGCAGCGTCTACTTCCTCGCCGGGCAGGCCGTCGCCATACGGCAAGTAGTCGAGGGCGGTACAAATAGCCTGCTGCACCTACACACGGACCATTTAGGCAGCAACAGCGTCATGAGTTATAACAATGGCGGGGGCATGGTCGGCGGCAGCCGCACCCGCTACCTCCCCTTCGGCGCCTACCGCACCGCCCCCAGCCAAACCTTTACAGACCGCGGCTACACCGGCCAGCAACACAACGACGACCTCGGCCTCATTTATTACAACGCCCGCTACTACCTGCCCAGCGTGGGGCGGTTCCTGAGCGCGGATACGATTGTACCGGATGCCGGCAATCCCCAATCCTTCAATCACTATTCATATGTTTACAACAATCCGCTTATATTTGTTGATCCTTCCGGGCATTTTACACAAGAAGCTATATGGGACTATGTGTATGACAGCTTGTGTAGCGGCATAGATAGTTGTACTGAAACAGTCATCAACGCCTGGCAAGCTGATGAATTTTGGTGGGCAATGTTGTTAGCAGTGGAGGCGGGAGACACTGTGTATGGTTATCTGAATTGGGACTGGGGATATACTTCGCTTTCTTTTGCTTTCTATTATCAATTCGTTGGTAGAGGAAACACGAGCTTAGATGGCCTGTCTGGATTTTTGCCAGGAGTTAATAGTATGACCCCAAGCCTTATTAATCTTTTTACAGGTCGGAGGAAGGGATCTTTAGGTTCTTCTTATTCATTTGATTGGCACGGAGTGTTCAGAGGAAAAGGGGTTTCTGCGACACCTGTGTTCTTACATCCGAACAAGACGAAATTATCCGCATCGAGGAGGCAAATGTATCAGCCAGGCTCTGGATATGTAAATGACCCAACTGCGGGCGACTACTACACAAGCGCCGGATTGGCTGTGTTGGGTGAAGGAATAGAACAGACTGTATGTGATGCCATCCCCGTTCCAGGTTGCAGCTTTATCTGGAATGGCTTCCTAGCATATGAGGAAACCAGGCTTGGAGGTTACCTTCCAGAACCAGATTTCGTAGTCCGTAATGGGCCAGTTTTCTATTACTATATGTTCCGTGGAGATGGCTATCTTCCCAGCGATTTTTCGGGAGCAGTTGGTGAGGGTTTCCTTACTGTCTATTACTCAGTTCAGCAATAGGATGCGTTATTGTCATGAGGACGAACATGAAACATTCTAACCAAGTCGTGAAGAGGGTTTCCTTCAGTGCCAGAAGGTTTGCCGGCAATTCCTTTCCTAAACGGCGTCTTTGTTTCATAGTAGTTGCTTTCTTTTGTACAGTGGGCTGTACTAGCGCGTCTGCAACTTCAATCTATACCGATGAAGTGTACGGTTTCTCATTTGAATATCCGCGTTATTGGCGACCCGTACAGCTTTCCGAGAACTACCTTAGACTACAGCGGGGTCAGACAGGTATGGTGGAAGCAGAAATTAGATTCTTTAGTGTGAAGCAGCCACCTGAACAGGCTGTTTTGGTGTTCTTAACCGAGTTCCTCCAGTCGCTCAGTAATGATATGGAATTTCGAGAGGATAAGGTCATTATCATTCGACAACCTGATATCGCTATCCATCACCATGGCTATACAGCAGCAGCAGCTCAGATCCAGACTGACGTGTGGTTGGAATTCCCAATTGGCAAAGATGGGAAAAGGATATTGAGGCGCGATTTGATCGACGTTTTGGCAGTCAAGAACAAGGGACTTGTTGTCGTGATTTACATATTTCGCTATCCAGATGCAAATGAGCAGTATACAGAGGAACAGGAGGCTATTGTGAACAGTTTCACTTTTGCGCCATAGTTCTCCGTGTTCGCAATGGAAAATGGTGTCAACTTGGAGAATAAGGTGATCCCCATTGTCGAGACCACGGAACGATAAAGTTAAGGTGGGTCATCGGGTCGCAGAATTGGTACGCTACCCTCATCGTCGCCGCCGAGCATCTCGACACCGGCTGGCTGCTCCTCCTCCCCGACAGCTACACCTGGCGCGCCCGCTCCTGCGCGGACGAAGACTGCATCCAGGCCAGCCCCTGGCCCGAAGCGTGGTCTTTCACCTACGAAGACGCCGCCCCCCCGACGCCACAAAGCCCACAAGCGCCCGGCGGCATCCACAGCGGCTACACCATCACCCAACGCAGCACCTACTTCCTCGCCGGGCAAGCCGTCGCCATACGGCAAGTAGTCGAGGGCGGTACAAATAGCCTGCTGCACCTACACACGGACCATTTAGGCAGCAACAGCGTCATGAGTTATAACAATGGCGGGGGCATGGTCGGCGGCAGCCGCACCCGCTACCTCCCCTTCGGCGCCTACCGCACCGCCCCCACCCAAACCTATACCGACCTGGGCTACACCAGCCAGAAGCACAATGACGACCTCGGCCTCATCTACTACAATGCGCGGTATTATGTCCCTGGTATCGCCCGCTTTGCCAGCGCGGATACGATTGTGCCGGATGCTTCCAATCCTCAATCCTTCAACAGATACGTCTATGGGCTGAATAACCCGCTTCGCTATACAGACCCTACAGGACATCTCTCAGAAGATGAGATAAAGGATTATTTTGGATACGAAGCGGATGAAAACATGACATTGAGAGACAGAATGATAGAGGCTGGGTGGCAAGATTTTCTTGTTGATTGGTTGTTAAATCCGGATACACATTTTGGTGATGTATTTACCTATGAGAACAGTTCCGGCGGTTTTGGCGAAGCGATGCTTGCCTTGTTTGAAACGCAATCTGTAGGTTCTGGAGTCTATGAGGGTGGTTTTTATGGCGTTGGGCGATCACGAGTAGGCCAGCGAGTCCATAGAAGCTCCGTACATTCGCTGAATGATGACACACCACAAGCTGTTTCATTGGAACAAGCTTTTGCAGAAAACTTTGACGCCCTACCCAGAAAAACTGGTTCAGACAGCAGAAACTACTATGATCCGGTAATGTACACCGATCTAAATTCAGCAAAATGGAGTTATTTAGGGACAGGATTTGCAGTTACGGGTGCGGTCGCAACAGGCGCTGTAATTGTTGCGGCCTGTGCATCAAATCCGGCCGGTTGGATTGCTTGTGGGGGAGCTGCTCTAACTACCGGATGGGGAGGGATTTCTGCAACAGCTACCTTTTTGGGTACGGCTACAACTTTGATAACCCCACCGGATCCAACGCAGTACCCATTACTTCAAATCCCAGTCATTTATGGGAACGCTCCCATTTCTTGGGGTTGGGGGCAACCTTCAGGATATTATGATCGGTGAAGGAGACAAAACAAACAATGGCTGAAGATATTTTCCGAGGAATAGGATGGGGTTTGTTTGTAGCAATCTCCTGGTATATTCCGCTAAAAGCGTATACAGAGAAGACAACGCTAAGAACAGAACTTGTTGAGAGCAAATGGCCTCCCCTATTAATATCTTATGTTGTGTGGTATGTGCCTGTTCTAATTTTATTGCTTGGCGCTATCTTGTTTGATAACTTTGCGGGTTGCTCAAGTGTAACAATAGTGGCAATATTGTGGGCTTATACTGGTCACAAATGGATACAAAATCAATCTTCGGACGATAATTCCAGCACGCATTAGAGTAGTGAAAACGCTGTCAGGTAGCTACACCTGGCGCGCCCGCTCCTGCGCGGACGAAGACTGCATCCAGGCCAGCCCCTGGCCCGACGCGTGGTCTTTCACCTACGAAGACCCCGTCCCCACCACCCCCACCCCACAAAGCCCACAAGCGCCCGGCGGCAACGGCGGCGGCATCCAGAGCGGCTACACCATCGTCCAACGCAGCGTCTACTTCCTCGCCGGACAGGCCGTCGCCATACGGCAAGTAGTCGAGGGCGGTACAAATAACCTGCTGCACCTACACACGGACCATTTAGGCAGCAACAGCGTCATGAGTTATAACAATGGCGGGGGCATGGTCGGTGGCAGCCGCACCCGCTACCTCCCCTTCGGCGCCTACCGCACCGCGTCGACGCAAACATTCACCGACTGCGGCTTCACCGGTCAAAAACACAACGACGACCTGGGGCTGATTTACTACAATGCGCGGTACTACCTGCCTGGCATCGCCCGCTTTGCCTCTGCTGATACCCTCGTCCCCGATCCTGCTAATCCACAGCAATTCAACCGGTACTCCTATTCACTTAACAATCCTATCAAGTACTCAGACCCATCCGGACATTGTGCCGCACGCGACGATGCATGTTGGATTCTTGCAGAACAACTATACGAGCAGTATGGATGGTACATTGAGGGAATTTGGTCTGCAAGTGAAATCCAAATATTCCTCGATGCAGGGCAAGCAATTGCTAGCTGGTTTATTCAAAATGGAGGAGGAGATGCTACGGGACGTGTACGCGGAATTCTTGGGGGGACACACTTTGCCCATGCTGATTTTATTGGACAGCTACTTAACGCACACCACGTAAGAGGAAGTACAGTATTCCTGCTCAATGGAAGCTTCGACATAGGAACTGTGGTGCATGAGTTAGGCCATGTGCTAGACAATCGACTCGGCTTTGGTTCCCCAATAGGATCCGCATTATTTGGCAATGGTGTAGCAGATGAAATGTCCCACTTTCTGGGCGGTGATCCTGGTATGTGTGGTTTAAATCGCTCTGTATGTTCTGGATACTCGACGACTGCTGAAAAGGCTTTCCCATCTGTTTACGCTGGCAATGGTCCTTCAGAAGATTTCGCCGAATCTTTCAGACGATCTGTATTAGATAGCGATAGATTTAATAGCAGTCACTCAGTTCGCTCTGCATTTCTGACTGGTTTGGCTGAGTCATTAACGACAACGGAATCAGAGTTTATCCTTTATCCCAGTATCTACCTCTACCGACGAATTGTGCCGGTTCCTGCCCCTGAACCTACGAACCCATTGTCCTCTATTGGGACACCAGTCCCTTAGCATTGTCCTGAAGAGCAGCCATGAACAGTCGTAAGCTCGTCACTTTGCTCAGTTTTTTTGTACTTGGTCTCTCTCTCTGGCTGATTGCACGTATCCAACAGCAACGTCAAGAAGCAGAAATACGAACCAGGTATTACGCGACTATTCTGGGGCAGGCGCCATGTATCGAAAACGTATGCCCAGGTTACAGTGCAGGTCGTAACCAGGCACTCGCATCGTTATCCAATAGCAGTTTCGTTGAAGGTAGTGAACAAGGGGACACAATCATTGGTCTTTTTTTTAAAAGTGACAGTGGGGCGATGATGGGTTCGGGGGGAATTTATTTCGCTGTTGATTCGCAAGTCGGTCCATTGGCAGTTCGCCGCACTAGCTTTCGGTTGCACGAATTGGATTTAAAAACCGTTCTGAATATTCTGGGAGAGCCAGATGAGTTCTTGTTTATTAGTGGTTGCGGTATGGGCCTCCGCGTCCACGCAAAATTATTGTATTTGAGTCAAGGTGTTGAGGTAGTTGTAGATTATCTTACGAGACAACCTGCCTCACAGGTTCTTACTGGCAACACGCCCGTTGCATGGATTGAATACTATTCGCCATCAGATTTCCAAAACCATATTATGGAGTCACTCGAATGGCATATTCTGGACACTGTCACCTATGACTTATCACCTACTATAACAGCTAACAGTTTCCTCCAGCAGATTCAACAATGGCCAGGGATTGACGCCTTGCCAACACCTACTGCCGATTTTTGCCCACGTTGAGTGACGCTCCACCTCCTTGGCGGTGCTGGCTGCTGCCAGCTATCTGTGCCTGATACGTGTGCTTTTGTTAAGATGAAGCCTATGTCTAACCAACGCCTGGTCCTTCACCTACGCGGACGCGACCATGCCCACTTGCCCACTTCCACGTTACAAAGCCCGCAAGCCCACGGAGACGACGGCGGCGGCATCCAAACCGAATACACCATCACCCGGCGCAAAGTCTACTTCCTCGCCGGGCAAGCCATCGCCGTGCGGCAGGTGGTCGAGGGTGGAACGAGTAACTTGCTCCACTTGCACAGCGACCACCTGGGCAGCAATAGTGTGATGAGTTATAACAACGAGGGCGGCATGGTCGGAGGCAGCCGCGCCCGCTACCTCCCCCTTCGGCAAGCTTGTATAGAATAGTAGAAAAAGAGGAGTGTTCCGGGTGTAAAATGACTATAGAACAGTTAAAACGGTCAGCAACGGGAAAGGCGATCGGCTATGAGCCGGACCGACACCTATGAAGGAGCGCGACATGAACCATTCCCAATTACAAGTAGGACTTGACATCAGCCAGAAGCGGCTGGATGTCTGTATGATGCAACCCGATGGCCTCGTACTCGTGAACCATCGCTCTTTTGCCAACAATCGCCGTGGTTGTGAAGCGTTGCAGCACGTTTTGTTGGACGAGATGACCGCCGGAGGATTTACCGGCGTAGACATCGGCGCCGAATCAACAGGCTACTAGATGACAGCTACCCGTTGCCGGCCGAACTGCAAACAGCCGTTCAGACCTTGTTATGCCTGACCCTCGACCACATCGCCTTTCTGGAAAAGCAAGCCGTTCAGGTGGAACATTGTTTGACCCAAGAGATGGAGACCGCTCATCCTGAAGTCAGTCACCTGATCAACATCAAAGGCTTGGGCGTTGTCCTGGCTGCTGGTATCGCGGCAGAGATAGGTGACTTGCAACGCTTCTTTGCCGGTCAGAAGTGGGACAAACGCCGTCGGCGGTTTCGGGACAAGAACCTGCGCGATGTCGAAGATGCCGTCGCCAAATACGCCGGTCTCTGGTGGCCGCGTCATAGTTCGGGTGATTTTGAGGGGGATGAACGGCGATTGAGCAAGCAGGGCAATCACTTCTTGCGCTATTACCTGGTGGAAGCGGCTGATAAATTGCGCCAATATCAGCCTGAATACCAGACGTTCTATGAGCGCAAGTACCGCGAAACCAAGAAACATCAGCACAAACGAGCGTTAGTTCTCACCGCTCGCAAAAGCGTTGGGCTGTTTGTCGGTCTGCTCCACCGCAACGAGCCTTATCGCCCCCAGGAGGCCGAATGCTGAAACGCTTCCGCCATGTGTCCCCTGGCTGCTTGAGTGTCTGACCTGACTACCCTGTAGTTGGCCGGGAGATATGAGGACACCCATATCAGGCTGTAGGTCGTCGCCGAAAAACTGGTTTGGCGTCGGTTCGATTTAGTGTTGTTTTTTTAAGGTTTAGATTAGGCAGGAGTTTGCCTCTTGACAATTACCGCACTCTCAGGGCAGGCTCTCGACAGTCGTTTGTGGGATGGCTGTAGAAGCATTGGCTTATGAAGCCTGCCCGCCGTTGTCCCTCTTTGAGCAAGGGCGTGACTGGCTGCCCGTGGGCAAGAACCTGCGCCAGGCGTACAGCCGCGTCATGCGGCAGGTCGTCAATGCCAACGACGACGCTTCCCCTGAGGTTGATTCGGCGACGCTCAACACAGGCTTCGAGGCCGCCCGCGCTGCCAGCGAAGCGTTCCTGGACCAATGGCCGACGGAGAAGCATCCGCATGTCCTGTTGGGCGCGGCGGCGTACCTGTACGCGCAGGGGCCGCAGCAAGGTGAACCGGTGCGGGATGCCCTTATCTGGCAGTTGGGTCGCCAGCGAGCGGGCGAGGGTAGCGGTCGTGAGCCAGGGATTGCCCACCTGATGCTGGCCGCGCTGCGGCAGATTGGCTTGTTGGGCGAACCGGTGTGGACAAATGCCGGCATGGTCCTCTATTACCAGGACGCTCCCTGCCCGCGCGCGGCGGGTGTGCCCGTGACCATTAACGGGGCCTGGTATAACCTGCTGCGCGCCACCTGCCCGGACACGCCGGCGCAGATGAGCCTGGTGTCGCCGCCACAGCGGGCGCAGGCGAAAGCGCGTATTGCCGACTACGTGCAAGAGCAGTTCCGCGGCCTGCTGCTGACCACATCCGTCACCGACAACGACCGCGTCATTACGCGCACGCCGCTGGGCAACCTGTTTGGCTACGTGCAGCGGGACCACGAACTGGCGGCCATTCGGCATGACCGCTGGCGCATTGCCTGGGCAGCAGCGACCGATGGGAATGTGCTGGCGATTCTGCAACCCGTGCCGGCATAAGGCTGCACTATCTAATCTCGCTGTCAGGTTACGTATACAATGCCGGCAGCGGGCGCTTTATGCGCTCACGAACCGTTGCATAGACGACTACCCGCCGCAAAGAGGTAGGTAGTCGTTTTGCTTTTCACATGATGCAGTATGGGCGCTAGACAAAACCATCAAGATGGGTGACGGGAGAGCGGTAACCAAAGGCAATGAGCCGGGCAAGTAGTTCATTCCCTTCGCTCAGCGCCAGGCGTTGTTGCTGTATGTTGAGTAAAAGAATACCGATAGTCCCTGTGGTGGGGATAGGATAAGCCTGCGCCAGGCGGCGCGCATCAAGATCATCGCTGACAAACAGTCCTTTCTGATGATAGGCAACAGCGATGCAGGTGCGTTCACCCGCTCCCAAACGTGGGTGCAGGCGCTCGGCAAACGCTGTTTCTGTCGGTGTCAGAGTCACCACAGGGAGCACGTGCCAGGTATCTGACGGTAACTGGTGTGTTGCCACGCCAGCAGCGTACTCAGTCTGGACCGCCGGTGTGGTACAGGCGCCGGGCCAGAGGTTGAAGATAAAGTCTGGCCGGTTAATGAGCGCGAAGTTTGTGAGCACGGTATTGTCCAGGAGAACGGGTTGGCTCATGGTGAGGGAACGGCGAAAGCGGACGCGCTTTCCAGGTCACGCGCGATTTCTTCGGGGCTGGCAGGACCCGTGCGCAGCGGAATGTCCAGGCGCAGGCAGCGGGTGCGCAAGTCCAGCCAGGTGAGTTGCAGCAGTTCCGCTGCCCGCCCCAGGCTGATAGCCCCACCCAGGTAGCAAGCGATGACTAGATTGGCTTTCTCTTGCAAAGATGACAATGCGGCCACCGCTTCGTCGCTGAGGCCGATGCCGGCATCTACCTGCGGCGCATGTGTGTGATACTGCAAGGCGGCGCGCAGCAGATAGTAATCCATGATGTCCATGATAGCCACTTCCGGCTGGCCATGATGCTCGACCACAACGGTTTGACCGCGCTGGACAGCCTGTAAGACTTTACGGGTCTGGCGGGCCAACGCCGTTTTGGCGACGTATTGGATAGCTTCCATCACTGATTTCTCCACCGAAACAAAAAAGGACGTATTTTGCGTATTTTACACCATTCCCGAGAAAACTATCAAGATTCCTGACATATTGCCGGCAGGCAGGTTAAGACTGGATAGGGTTTCAACAAAAGGCAGCGGTAGTCATGCCGGCACAAGGAGTTGCGTCACACGCGTTTCTCTGATGGCGACCTCCTCATTGGTCGCCGTTTTCTATATCACGTTGCTGTTCTGTATGTGCCAG is part of the Ardenticatenales bacterium genome and harbors:
- a CDS encoding RHS repeat-associated core domain-containing protein; this translates as MSYNNGGGMVGGSRTRYLPFGAYRTAPTQTYTDLGYTSQKHNDDLGLIYYNARYYVPGIARFASADTIVPDASNPQSFNRYVYGLNNPLRYTDPTGHLSEDEIKDYFGYEADENMTLRDRMIEAGWQDFLVDWLLNPDTHFGDVFTYENSSGGFGEAMLALFETQSVGSGVYEGGFYGVGRSRVGQRVHRSSVHSLNDDTPQAVSLEQAFAENFDALPRKTGSDSRNYYDPVMYTDLNSAKWSYLGTGFAVTGAVATGAVIVAACASNPAGWIACGGAALTTGWGGISATATFLGTATTLITPPDPTQYPLLQIPVIYGNAPISWGWGQPSGYYDR
- a CDS encoding IS4 family transposase gives rise to the protein MNTLAGMISGIVRSGKSQLKAMAKKAPDQSKTESRIKRFSRYLQNDDIDAQTYFTPFLEALLAGLATCGPLVLAMDGSEVGRNCLALMVSVIYQKRALPLAWVVVRGSKEHFPEETHCQLIQTVKPLLPEGSDVIFLGDGEFDGNQLQAEIARNGWQYVCRTAKNRLIDDAGDEFALDEIHLQPGDCLSLPDVMVTQDKYGPVLVVAWWRKDAKEPIYLVSNMELAEEACYWYGKRFRIETFFSDQKSRGFHLHKSHVSEPKRMARLLIAACLAYIWVIYLGAIAKRDEWVAIIHRTDRCDLSLFQLGLDLLDHFLNESLPIPVAFQMPIGLH
- a CDS encoding RHS repeat-associated core domain-containing protein → MPVFDDLKEPLTPHIRCDGLPPQGITIPTAETSTTAPWLNLIPGGSYSWNVKACYTLTCGDSSDWSAPFTFSYLYQPTATPPAPTATPTPGGGTIAPTPTPYECPTALQEPPDGSTQSEPPTLMWADPCAPGGDVLTAGWHQVEITGQNQSPIILIVAAESYDTGWLLLLPDSYTWRVRACQDEDCVQAGSWPEAWTFTYDDPVPTPTPQNPQGHGDDGGIQSGYTIVQRSVYFLAGQAVAIRQVVEGGTNSLLHLHTDHLGSNSVMSYNNGGGMVGGSRTRYLPFGAYRTAPSQTFTDRGYTGQQHNDDLGLIYYNARYYLPSVGRFLSADTIVPDAGNPQSFNHYSYVYNNPLIFVDPSGHFTQEAIWDYVYDSLCSGIDSCTETVINAWQADEFWWAMLLAVEAGDTVYGYLNWDWGYTSLSFAFYYQFVGRGNTSLDGLSGFLPGVNSMTPSLINLFTGRRKGSLGSSYSFDWHGVFRGKGVSATPVFLHPNKTKLSASRRQMYQPGSGYVNDPTAGDYYTSAGLAVLGEGIEQTVCDAIPVPGCSFIWNGFLAYEETRLGGYLPEPDFVVRNGPVFYYYMFRGDGYLPSDFSGAVGEGFLTVYYSVQQ
- a CDS encoding RHS repeat-associated core domain-containing protein — its product is MNYNNSGGMVGGSRARYLPFGSYRTAPTHLQPAGLPYTDRGFTGQKHNDDVGLIYYNARYYLPGIGRFVSADTFVPDATNPQSHNRFSYTYNNPIKYTDPSGHCVFVPPFDTIACIALLTLTLTGDTPLPPPNYPVNAPGPGVCSLSLPNCFGDIVYLKDFSGYGEDNPIPIAEFEEFADKVAEDLYTHDLTWPGYLSDRGTYDTPFCNGGESERRTGDSDAPNGLWPANQQVCIETIGCSGRSEVNYIAQGMWGAATGEPLPISEAIVRLWKGWEYGEKPSEDTLFWLQYGYDYYLHWREEQE
- a CDS encoding IS110 family transposase; translated protein: MPAELQTAVQTLLCLTLDHIAFLEKQAVQVEHCLTQEMETAHPEVSHLINIKGLGVVLAAGIAAEIGDLQRFFAGQKWDKRRRRFRDKNLRDVEDAVAKYAGLWWPRHSSGDFEGDERRLSKQGNHFLRYYLVEAADKLRQYQPEYQTFYERKYRETKKHQHKRALVLTARKSVGLFVGLLHRNEPYRPQEAEC